From Dehalococcoidales bacterium:
TAAGGGAATGTAAAGGTATCAGGGTATGGTATCTCTACTTCAACAACAGATATATTTACCCTTCTTAAATCAGCTTCATCCGCAGTCGTGTCACCCTGGCGTGTTAACTCAACTCTTAAATCATCCCAGCTAGCCGGTTCGGTTTTCAGCTCGAACTCCCGCGTTGTCCAGGTATCCGATACGCTATCTTCGACCCATTCGCCGATAAGGCTGGTGCCATCGTACAACTTTATAATAAGGTCAAGCTCTACGCCTCCGGGTAGATCTTTGGCAAATATGCAGCGCAACAATCTTGGTCCGTTGCCAGGTTGAAGACCTTCACTCAAGCCGAGCATCGTTGAAGAATTTTCATCAGCCGGAGAAGAAATATAACTGGGGCCGGGGTCCCAGCTCAACCAGAGAGCTGAAAGCCCCCGGTTCAATGCCCGGTACCAGCCGTCTACTTCGGTCCAGTTAGTATCAAATTCTTTATCAGGCAGAAGAGCCTGGTTTTGAGGGTTCCATTCCGGCGGGAAGGGTGACCCGGATTTCGGGTCATTGGGGTCGGGTTTACAAGCGGCAATCGTTGAATTAAGGGCAGCCAGCATAAAAAGAGCGAGAGCTGATCTGAATAAAATGGATTTTTTTATAACTGTAACTATCTGCATTTTACCCTCCACTTTTGTTACCAGTATTGATCATTAAAACTGGCTGGCGAGGTTGAGATGCAGAAACGCTTTAAAAGCTGCTGAGTAAATGATATCAAACCTTCCCGGGTTTATCAATATAGCAACGCTGTTACTGATAACGTTTCTTGCGCGCTAATAACGATTCTTCCGCCTGTTCGGATCGACCTGTAACTCCAGCGCAGGTTGAGTCGCCTCTCAAATATACCGACCCCGGTTTGGCGGTTTGACTATAACGTTACGTTATAGTTGATGATATTTACAGCGATGGGTTATACGGTTAAAAAGCTTGCTGAGTTTGCCGGCGTCAGTGTACGCACACTGCACTATTATGATGAGACAGGGCTGCTTAAGCCAGATTTTCGAAGTAATAGAGGGTATCAGACTGGACATTGTTCGTTTCTTCGCATATATTGTGAAGTGAAGAATTATGCAGGAGAGTGGGCTTATGAAATTCATTACGGCAAAAGAAGCCGGTGAAAAATGGGGGATATCCGATCGGCGGGCGCAGATTCTGTGTAAGCAAGGCAGGATTAAAGGCGCTTATCGACTCGGATGGACTTGGGCTATCCCGGAGGATGCCGAAAAGCCTATTGATGAGCGTTTAAAGCCTGCGGAGTAAGGGGTGAAGCTATATGCCGATGTGGTACACATTTCATCAAGGACGGCAAGCAATACTCTTTGGCGGTAAAGGATTTATGCGCTCAAGCGAGAAAAGCGAAAATTAACTTATAAGGACGGTGGCGAAGCATGAAAAGTAAATGGCATAAACATATTATAATCTCCCTATGTGCTTTCATATTGTGCGGTTTCGCCCTATGGGGTGTGTGGCAGCTTTGGTTTAATCCTTATCGCAGTACAGTAAGTGAATTACGCCCGTCCTATGAACTGGAAACTATTTTAACTTCGCAGCAAGCGGTAGAGGATTTGGATTATCTTGTACACCGATTGGCAGAGCGTCATCCTGCATGTATGAACGGTCTGCCCGATAACGTACATCTTGAATATGAGCGGGAGCGCGCGGGAATTGCTACGCTTCCGGAAGTGTCGGTTTTGTCGCTCTGGCAGAGTGCAGCGAGCATTTTGAGCAGTTTGGGGGACGCCCACACCGCCGTAGGTGTGAATTACCAGAACAGGGTAGGCTTGCCCTTCACCTTCGCATGGAAGGATGACACATTGACCTGTTCAAGCGGCGAATATGATGGGTATATTGTGATTGAAATCGGAGAGATTTCGACTGACGAACTATACCAACGCTTTCTTACTCAGTTTTCCTACGAACTGGATGCATGGGCGAGACACTCTTTCGCCTCACGATTAAATCGCGGCGAATATCTGGCTTTTGTCGGTGTGGACATGCAAAAGGACATTCCGCTTGTGCTGGAAAACCCAAATGACAGCAGCCGCATAACCGCGATTTTTACGCTACGAAAAGATACCGATTCCGGTGATGAGAGAGACGAACCAAATTTCGATTACTCCATTGATTCATCTGCCGGTGTGGGGGTTTTCGCCCTGCATCAATGCGTATATGATGAAGAATACAAGAACGGTCTGCGGGATTTCTTCACGGCTGTTCAGGAAAACAATATCCGTAGCGTGATTGTAGATTTAAGGAGCAATCCAGGTGGAAACTCGTTGGTTGCAAATGAGTTTATCCGATATCTACCGGCAGAAAGTTATTTCATCGGTGCCTCCGAGGTTCGTTTTGGCTCAATCCTAAGGAAAAACAAGCCGCAGAGCCGGGAAAACCAACAGCTTACTCCAGTCTTTTCAGGTGATGTATATGTACTGACCGGAGCAGATACGTTTAGCTCAGCCACGGACTTTGCAACATTAATTTCAGATAATAAATTGGGGACGGTGGTCGGAGAGGTTCCCGGCAACATGCCCTCATCTTACGGGGATATTCTTTATTTTCAGACGCCGAATGCGGGGCTTGTTTTTACCGTATCTTATAAATATTTCATACGGCCGGACGCATCAAAGTCTGATTCGCCTCTTATTCCAGATGTGGCAGTTCACGCCAAGGATGCGCTCATTGAAACGATTCGGTTGATTAGGAAAGGGAGTTAGAGATATGCAGATTGGAGAGATTTGACCGTTTCTGCTTCCAGGGGTATTGCTTCAGTTATTGATGCAGATCCTCTGTATTGTGGAGGGCGTAAGAGAAGATAAGCGAAAGCCATTTCATCGCGCCCTGTATATCTTGTCCATCGCTATTTTTGGGTTGGCGGCCATTGCCTTCCATCTGCTCCGTGACGAAAAGATGCCGCCAAAGGATAGCACTACTGCCGAAGTAGAAAGAGCCACCCATTTAACGAATAAAGGCATCTTTTTCCTGCTGCTGATTGCTTATCAAGTGATGGGGCTGCATATGCTGGCCGAGAATGTTGGAACTCCGGTATACATCCCCTTACTTTGGTATGTTTACCTTTATCGATTGATGACAAAAGAAAAATTATTTAGATGTTACAGACTGGAAAGAAATCACATGAAGAAATCGGCAATATGAAACTTAGTGAACTGTCATATTTTAAGAAGGAGCTTCAATAAAAGACTTTAGTAAAGTACTTTGTCTTTGTTTTCCTGGGACATAATTCGCTCCTTTTGCTGTTACTCAGTCTACTACCTCTAAGGAACCTGCGCCACTTGCTTATACTCTACGGTTTTAGTGGCACTATTTGTGTCCTATTTCGCTGACGGTCTACACTTGCTATCCCCGTATTTGCCAGGAATTCTCCCTGAATACAGAGGACCATTTGCATCCAAATGGCAAATATAAGGTTTGAATGCCGGACATGTTATTGATCAAAAGGAGGGGAATGGTGGATGGCTGGTGAATGAATATAGTGATGGGGGGGCTTATTACACCCCCCCCATTTTTTCAACTACGCAATACTTTTAAGTTCTGCCAAATGTTCTTCAACGGCTTTGGCTTCTGCCTGAAGATTCTTAAGGTATTCTTCCAGGCGCGAAATCTTTTCTTCACGAGAAATAAAGCGCCGGCTGAAATGATAGCCGTGGAAACCTTCATGCTTGCAACCGCAGCCTGTGTGGTTAAAGTGTCTGTGTTGCCTGCGAAATTCAACTATCTTGCTCACCTCCTTTTTTTCTGGTATGTATGTTAATAAAGGATTCATATCTATCTATTAAACGTGCGAGTTTAGCCTGGATATTATGGACATGCTCAATCCAGCCATCCAGATACCCGATACCATCGGCCGTAACCTCGTAGACCCGACGGGCAGCACCGGAGCCTTCATTATCCCAGGATGATTTAACGAGCCCGTCTTCTTCGAATTGACGCAGGGTACGGTATAGCAGTCCGGGGTCGATTCCGCGGGTGTCTTCATTCTGGTTAAGCCTTTCCAGCAGCTGGTAACCGTGTGCAGGGCTGTCAGCGAGCAGTAGCAGCAACCAGGGCTGTACAAAACCGCGCATCCTGCCGGTAAGAGGGCCGTGGAAACCATGGCCTGTTCTAGAGTGATGTCCACGCATTATAGACCTCCATGATAAAAGAAATAATAAACATATATATGACTTATACATATATTATCAAATTAACAATAGCATGTCAAATCAATACCGTGATAGCCGGATTCTATATTCTTCATAACATGCATAGAACAACAGGGTTGCGAGGAAGAGGATAAATGGAGGGTGACCTTCCCCCCCGAAAACAGTAGTACCCTGACTTAGAGTCCTGCGTTATAATAAAAAACCGAGGAGGACTCATAAAGGCAAGACAATACACCGAGGAACAGATCATCGCCGTTCTTAGAGAAGGCGAAGCCGGTGCCAAGGTAGCCGATCTCTGCCGAAAGTACGGCATGAGTGATGCCACTTACTACAACTGGAAAGCCAAATACTCCGGTATGAGCGTGAGTGACCTGAAGAGACTTAAAACCCTGGAAGCCGAAAACAGGCGGCTCAAGCAGATTGTAGCCGACCAAGCCCTGGATAACCTGGCCTTAAAGGAACTGCTCTTGTAAAAACTTCTAACGCCCGAGGTTAAGCGGCAAGCGGTCTCTCACGTAAGGGAGCGCCTTGGGCTAAGTGAAAGAAGGGCCTGCATTCTGGTAAACATATCCGTACCAGTATACCGGTACAAGCCCAAACCGGATAATGATGAAACCAATCAGGCTCCATGATGCCCGGCATACTCATGCTTCCCTGATGCTGAAAGACGGCATCCATCCAAAAATTGTTCAGGAGAGGCTGGGGCACAGCTCAATAACCACAACCCTGGACATTTACAGCCATGTATCAAAGGGGATTCAGCAGGCAGCTGCGGAAAGCTTCGATAGACTTTTGACGAACGGAAGGGTGGAAGTTGGGACTAATAAAAATTATTAGTACAATATTAGGCCATAAAGGCCTATCATGATGAAGAAATTCACTGAATTTAGCTTTGAATTTAACTCTTTCTGGGCTGAAAGTAGCGCATACGGGATTCGAACCCGTGATCTCCGCCTTGAGAGGGCGGTGTCCTAGGCCGCTAGACGAATGCGCCATAATAATGGCTGGGGAAGAAGGATTCGAACCTTCCCATACGGATTCAGAGTCCGCTGTCCTACCACTAGACGATTCCCCAGCGCCAGCGTTAAGTATATCATCTAGTATCATTTTCCATCAAGAAATAAAAGCATGCAGCTTGAATAATCGGTATATGTAGCCGTAGACTTCATGCCGGTATTTGAAGTATCATACAAGTTAAGGGGGCTTAAGATTGGTTGATACATCCGAACTTGAACAGGTGCTAAATTACCATTTTGAGAACAAGGCTTTGTTTCAGGAAGCACTGGTGCATAGCTCATTACTTAACGAAAACCACGCACCCGGGATTGAATCTAATGAAAGACTGGAATACCTGGGGGATGCAGTTCTCGGCCTTGTAGTTGCCCACGAACTGTTTATCTTAATGCCCGAAGTTGATGAAGGCGAATTAACTCGCCTCCGCTCCAGGCTGGTTTGCAGCGCTACGCTTGGTTTTCTAGGTAAGAAAATCCAGCTCGGTAATTACCTTTTCATGGGAAAAGGCGAGGAGGCCAGCGGCGGCCGAACCAAGACTACCAATTTGGCCAGGGGGCTAGAGGCAGTGCTAGGCGCGATATATCTTGATGGCGGCTTGGAGAGTGCCCGCAGCGTAATCCGACGCCTCTATGGTAAGGAGTTGGAGGAAATTGCCCATAACCAATTATGCACAGATTCCAAGTCCCGCCTGCAGGAAATAGCCCAAGCCGAGCGCCTTGGTATTCCGGTTTATAAAATAATAGAATCCAACGGTCCAGTTCACAAACCTGAATTTACCGCAGAAGTGCTACTAGAAAATAAAGTAATAGCAACAGGTAAGGGGAAAAGTAAAAAATTAGCCGAAGCTGATGC
This genomic window contains:
- a CDS encoding tyrosine-type recombinase/integrase codes for the protein MMKPIRLHDARHTHASLMLKDGIHPKIVQERLGHSSITTTLDIYSHVSKGIQQAAAESFDRLLTNGRVEVGTNKNY
- the rnc gene encoding ribonuclease III, translated to MVDTSELEQVLNYHFENKALFQEALVHSSLLNENHAPGIESNERLEYLGDAVLGLVVAHELFILMPEVDEGELTRLRSRLVCSATLGFLGKKIQLGNYLFMGKGEEASGGRTKTTNLARGLEAVLGAIYLDGGLESARSVIRRLYGKELEEIAHNQLCTDSKSRLQEIAQAERLGIPVYKIIESNGPVHKPEFTAEVLLENKVIATGKGKSKKLAEADAAYNAIQILEN
- a CDS encoding helix-turn-helix transcriptional regulator, encoding MRGHHSRTGHGFHGPLTGRMRGFVQPWLLLLLADSPAHGYQLLERLNQNEDTRGIDPGLLYRTLRQFEEDGLVKSSWDNEGSGAARRVYEVTADGIGYLDGWIEHVHNIQAKLARLIDRYESFINIHTRKKGGEQDS
- a CDS encoding DNA-binding protein — its product is MKFITAKEAGEKWGISDRRAQILCKQGRIKGAYRLGWTWAIPEDAEKPIDERLKPAE
- a CDS encoding S41 family peptidase; translation: MKSKWHKHIIISLCAFILCGFALWGVWQLWFNPYRSTVSELRPSYELETILTSQQAVEDLDYLVHRLAERHPACMNGLPDNVHLEYERERAGIATLPEVSVLSLWQSAASILSSLGDAHTAVGVNYQNRVGLPFTFAWKDDTLTCSSGEYDGYIVIEIGEISTDELYQRFLTQFSYELDAWARHSFASRLNRGEYLAFVGVDMQKDIPLVLENPNDSSRITAIFTLRKDTDSGDERDEPNFDYSIDSSAGVGVFALHQCVYDEEYKNGLRDFFTAVQENNIRSVIVDLRSNPGGNSLVANEFIRYLPAESYFIGASEVRFGSILRKNKPQSRENQQLTPVFSGDVYVLTGADTFSSATDFATLISDNKLGTVVGEVPGNMPSSYGDILYFQTPNAGLVFTVSYKYFIRPDASKSDSPLIPDVAVHAKDALIETIRLIRKGS